The genomic DNA tgcccctgagCCAGACAGCGGCCGCCAGAGCCCGGCGGGGCCGGGGGATGCCGGAGAcgggctggcggagcggagccaGAGACTTCGCCGGAGGAGCGTTGGTGGTGAGCGTtgctggggacaggcagagaacccaggagtcctggtgcccggtcccctgttctgaccactagtccccactcccctgccagagatggggcgagaacccaggagtcctgacaccctaCCCATGGAACAAGCCCCCTGCCCTGTCACTATGCCCCACCCCCCAAGGGGTGTTCAGGAAGCttcctcgggggtgggggggtttggCCCTAGTGGGCGGGGATGTGATAGGGGGACGCTATGGGGTTAAATCTGCCGTTTTCCGTCTTGCAGACATTGTGAACGGGGCCCTGACCAAACTGCGAGTGGGGCGTGGCGCTGTGGGGCCGGGAGTGGGTGAGTGCAGGGCTGCTGGGCgggagcatgggggtgggggctggctcgAGGGGGGCAGCTGGGTACCGTGGGGCTTGGATGAGTATAAGGCGACTcgcaaccccccagctcccccccacatATATTGGGTGTCCCCAGATCCTCATCTGAGCAGCTgtggaaagggctctgggcatcCTAAAGTGCTTTACGCTGCGTGCGTAGAGACCCTTTGCCTGGCACtgggatgcggccacctctggggtggggcgcgggggctggttcACAGCCATGCAGCAGGTTAGGACTGAAACAAAGAGCAACTCTGGGCCTGAGGGGGTGGCTACGAAAAGCCACGCTGGGTTTGCACCTTGTCTGAGCAATGGCACCTCCTGCAACGCTGGCCCCCGGGGGCTATCGGCCACCTCTGctggccaggggagagcgccccctgctgccccccgctctgctccttgcagcacagcgccccctagtgctgccctggggcaatggggcaggccctgaccgccaggggagagcgccccctgctgcccccgccctgctccttgcagcacagcgccccctagtgctgccctggggcaatggggcaggccctgaccgccaggggagagtcccctgctgcccccctgctccttgcagcacagcgccccctagcgctgccctggggcaatggggcaggccctgaccgccaggggagagcgccccctgctgcccccgccctgctccttgcagcacagcgccccctagtgccgccctggggcaatggggcaggccctgactgccaggggagagtcccctgctgccccagccctgctccttgcagcacagcgccccctagcgctgccctggggcaatggggcaggccctgactgccaggggagagcgccccctgctgccccagccctgctccttgcagcacagcgccccctagtgccccccggggcaatggggcaggccctgactgccaggggagagtcccctgctgccccagccctgctccttgcagcacagcgccccctagcgctgccctggggcaatggggcaggccctgactgccaggggagagcgccccctgctgcccccctgctccttgcagcacagcgccccctagtgccgccctggggcaatggggcaggccctgactgccaggggagagccccctgctgcccccccgctccttgcagcacagcgccccctggggcagtggggcaggccctgactgccggggagagcgccccccgctgccTCCACAGGGTCTCTTCCATGCAGCGATGGGGTGCATGAGTGGGGGGGGGTGCCCTGCTGGgtcggggagagcccagggcaaaCATAGGGGACCTCCCCCAGCCTGTGTggaccccagcccccctcctctccctagACTCCccgagcggctccagcctggTGCCCCAGACGACCCCCTGCAGCGCCAAGCGCAAGGCCTTGGAGGAGCTGGCCCGGGAGGCGCAGCTGGGCACCAAGAAATGGTAGGCGGCTCCGTGCCGTTCCCCTGGGGGGCCCCGGGGAGCTCAGAGCGGGGGGGAGTTTGGGGTCGGACGGGGGGGCACCGGGGAGCTCAGAGGGGGGGGCGTTTGCGGTGGGAGGGGGGGCACCAGGGAGCTCAGAGCGGGGGGAGTTTGGGGTCGGACGGGGGGGCACCGGGGACCTCGGAGCGGGGGGCGTTTGGGGTCGGACGGGGGGAGCACTGGGGAGCTCGGAGCGGGGGGAGTTTGGGGTCGGACGGGGGTGCACCGGGGAGCTCGGAGCGGGGGGAGTTTGGGGTCGGACGGGGGAGCACCGGGGAGCTCGGAGCGGGGGGCGTTTGGGGTCGGACGGGGGGGGCACCGGGGAGCTCGGAGCGGGGGGCGTTTGGGGTCGGACGGGGGGGGCCCCGGGGAGCTCGGAGCGGGGGGCGTTTGGGGTCGGACGGGGGGGGCACCGGGGAGCTCGGAGCGGGGGGCGTTTGGGGTCGGACGGGGGGGGCACCGGGGAGCTCGGAGCGGGGGGCGTTTGGGGTCGGACGGGGGGGGCACCGGGGAGCTCGGAGCGGGGGGCGTTTGGGGTCGGACGGGGGGGGCACCGGGGAGTGTGGTGTGGATGCAGCCGGGTGATGCCAGATGGGGGGAGGAGCCAAGCTTTGGGGGGCACCCACTTTCCCGGGCGCGTCCTCCAATGCACGCTGGGAACTCCGGGGGGCGAGCCGGTTCCGGCCCCCGCTAACGCTGCCCACACCTGCCCCTTGCAGGAGACCCgccgtggggctggctggctcggaTCTGTCCACGGACGAGGCCGGGGACCCCTTGGACCAGCCCCCGGAAGATGGTACGGCCGGGGGGGCCGACTGCACCGTGGGGTGGTAGGATAAGAGGGGTGgtggaaagagaacccaggagtcctggctcccagcccctgctgctctagccactagaacccactccccttccagagctgagaagagaacccaggagtcctggcttccagcccccccctgctGTAATCACACCCCTCTCACCTATCTCTTCCCCCCGTAATAGACAAGCATCTATTCTCGCCCCCAAACACCAGCCCCCCACCTCTTGGCTGATccctctgtctcccctcccccagctcctgccaacCTCCCCGATGTCTTCACCGACAGCCCCCCAGAGCTGCCCCCCACCGCAGGGACTCCGCCCCCCAGTGTCGGCCTGCACCGAAGGAAAAGCAGCTGCAAGAGGCGTCCTCAGAGGTAAGGGCGGGGGGGTCTCCCCACTGGTAACTGCACCATGTTGGgatgcctgctcctgccccacaggtGTATCCCGGGGCAATGGCTGGAAATGCTGGTTCCTGAGCTGGGGACCTCTGTGGGGCCGGGTGCTGCTCAGACCCCCCTACTGAGACTCGGGCTGCTCATTGTGCCTGGCACTGCAGACATTCCCCCCCCGcaacagctggggaaactgaggcccaggagatggggggggggggggttgcccaAGGCGtcccccagggaggtggtggcagAGTCTGGAATTGAACCttgatctcctgggtcccagcgcAATGCCTGACACACAAACCCcaccccggggtgtgtgtgtgtaatcggctcatccctgctcagttCGCGGGCAGCATTCGAGGCCCGGTGGACGTCTCTGGCGGTGCcttgggcagagcctggctctggggTCTCCCCTGGAGCCCGCTTGGTGCCGTGCCTGGGCAGCTCTCCTGACGCCGAGCTTCTTCCTGTCCAGGAAGCTCCCCGCCCGATCCCCCCACGGCTCCCCAGCCCCATTCGAGCGGCAGGACGCGGGGCGCAAATCCTTGCGCATCTTCGCCCGTAGCGGGAAGGAGCTGGTGAGTAACTCCAGACGCACGGGCCCCTCTTTGGCCTAGAGGTGAATCCCCGTTAGCAGTATAGGGCCTAAGATGCGTGACGCTGCAGCGCAGGGtccacccagcagggggcagtagtGATCGTGGCAGTGCAGCCCCCCCAGGcctaccagcagggggcagcagttcCACACACCTGGGCCAGCTCATTAGCAATGCCATAGCTTgggttgtggaaaagaacttgggcatccggggctggggtgggggtggggggagtttaaAGGGACACGGGGGAGAACCCAGTGTCCCCGCGCTGCTTGAAAGGGGCCGGCCTCCTAGTGCCACGTGCCAGCTTGCTCCCGGGGGTCGGGTCAGACCTCGGAGGCCTCCCCTGGCACCTAGTCGCGGGCCCCTCCAGGCGCTTTCTAGCTGCGGCGCCGGCCCACGGAGCAAAGCCGCAGCccttctccctttctcccccctgcagcctcccccggaCCTCGCCAAGCGGGACGCCAAGGCCCCCGAAGCCAGCGGCTGGCACCTGCTGAAGAGGGTGGTGGCAGACGGCCTGGAGGGGCACCGAGCCCCACAGAGCTGGGTCCCGCTGCCCTTGTGCAGGCCCACGGAGCCGGATGATGGTACAGCCCATGCCCTACAAAGCCCCCCCCATCTTCTAGGGGTGCGGGGGGTAGATAAAGggagtggggtttggatcagagctgggggaggcacgacccagacaccatggtgatgggcTTGGGTGGGAGCAACAGGGGGTTCCTCTGTTCTCCCCAGAGGGACCCCCATCAGCATCCTCGGCTGGCACCCGTCCTGCCTGCCCCACCATTGACCCGGCTTCCCCTTCCCAGTCtgtggggcgggagggttgcaccCCGTAACCCCAGACcgcccctccccactgcagcagccgCGCTGCATCTCAGCCCAATGGCGAAATAGCTTCCCGGCCCCGTCGTCTGTGTTGTAATCGGCTGGTTTCAACAgagccgggcggggcggggcgggccggggtgggtggggggtgagtgGTTGCTGGACCTGCAGGCTCATCTTCACCCCGCCCCCGTCCCAGGGCCAGAGAGCCTCGGCGCGCCGTGGGTCTGTTTGCACGATGCCGCCACGGCCGCCGGGTCGAAGATCCCAACCGCGTAGAGATCAGGGTTTGCCCATATCCAGCCCTGTCAGCGCATTAGCTGCTGTGCCTCACCCCAGCGGTGGCTGCATCTCCgtgccgggtgaggggtccctgtgtaaccagcccctgcaccccaccccaccccagcggtGGCTGCATCTCCGTGCCGGGTGAGGGATCCCTCACAAACAATCCTcgtgccctgccccacagcgagGGAACCCGGTACAAACAGCTGCCACGCTGTGCCcccgaggtggctgcatctcactgCCGTGTCTGATGCCGCCTCCCATGACGCGGGTGGGCCGTGACGGGGCCATGTCTGTGTTCCAGGGACACGTGCTGTCGAAGACCCCGCTGCCGGGCAGAGCAAGCGAGACCCCGTGCCCGCTGCGGGATCCGCGGATGCCGGCAAGAAGCCGTGCACCGCGGAGCTGGACCTGGAGGCCTGGTTCGGAAGCCGCACTGGGGtcccctgcaggcagcagcgggCCCTGCGCAGGTCCCTGAGCTGGCCGGAGGGCAGCGTCAACGACCCCCCAGgagcagccggggcggggagcTCCCCATCCCGCCCTGGAGGAGGTGAGACAGAGCCGCTGGATGACGCGCCGGGGAGCCGACCTGGCCTGGAGCCGCTGGGCAGCCGCATGCTGTGTGTCACGCTGGCCCCGGGCGGTGCTGTGCCCGGctgcctgggggctggggggggtggccCGGAGGAGGAGCCGGCTCCTGGCTCTCTTGCCCAGCGTCTGCCcggccccgccggtgcccccaAGCGCCAGGTGAAGCGACTGACCCTGGCCTTCCCGCGCTCCCCCGCCCAGcccgccggagccggagccggcacCCCCAAGCGGGCAGCCCGGGGCCGGCGCTTCGGGCGCTCGCTCAGCCATGAGagcgccctgcccctgcccggcGGGGCCGGGGCCCAGGCCTCGGGGCGGGGcgaccctgccctgcagccccccaagAGTCCACTGAGCTACTTCCGGGCCTGTGGGCGGCAGATCTTGGTGGGCCACAAGCACCTCACCCTGGCCTTCGCGGGGCTGCGGGGCCGGAGGGAGCCCACCGCCAGCCCCCGGGACATGGCCCCCGCCGGCCCCTCCTGCGACCCCCAGATCTCCCCTGCTGGCTACTAAACTCACCGCCAGCCGGGACTCCCTGGAtctgtgagggggggggggcacagtctGTCTGCTTGGGCTGGTGCCCTCCCTTGATGTGCCGCATTCCCCTCCCTTCCAGGGAGCAAACTGGGGCCGGAAGTTTGGAATCCCCTGGGCTGCGGCTGAGCGCTCCCCTCACCCTCCGGGTGACCCAAACCGGGTGGGGCTGACGGCCGGGCACCCCTGGGCACCGCGGCTGCCTCCCCTTAGCAGCCGTGTCCTCGCCTGGTCCTGGCAGGCAGAATTCTGTGCATTTCGTCCCCCGGCCGGCACTTCCCAAGCTGCTCTGCACCCTCGCtcgctggcctctgggaactggctcGTCCTGGGTTCAAATGCCCGGCGGAGAAATCGGCCTCGGGTTTTTTTTACCCTGTAATCTCCTGGTACCAGCTCCTCGCGCCTGGGTTTCTGCTGCCGGCTCTTTCACGCCTTGGGCTGCAGTTCCTGCGTTTCgctgtggggtggagggggggtgagAGCACACTGCTTGTTTCTGGAGACGGGCCCTGATACCTATACAAAGTGTAGGGACTGTGGTGTCTTTTTCCCGAGCCCGGGGCGGGCGGGGTCTCCCCTCTAGTCACACTCAATACTTCCGAAAGCCAGAAGGCCCACGGGGTCGATGTTTCTTTCCTTTCAAATGTTTAAATTTCTTCCAGaataaaaggtttttaaaaaacttgtttccCCCTTTTTTCCACCCAAAGAAGTGGTGGGGTCGGCCCAGATTGTGGCGCCCCCGGGGTGTTGGCCGCTGGGTTTCCTGCACAGGGTGGGATCTCGCTGCTGCTGGATTGagggggctgggattggggggggggggggggaattgtttgATGTTTGTAACCGAGGGGAGGCTGGATTTTTACAGGCCAGGGGACGTGGATGGACAGAGCTGTGCCACCGGCAGTGAGATTAGGGCTCCTGGGAGATCTGCACGCACCTGAAACTTCAACCAAACCCGCTGGCCTCCTTAATGTACCATGAGCCGGGCCCCCCAGCGCTCTGAGCCCCTGGGGGGGTGAGGaattaacccccctccctgggtatagatgaggaaactgaggcaaagcaaCTTCCCCGACTGCCCAGTTCCCCTTCTGGGGCTGAAACGCAGGagcttagagcagggggctgggcaccaggactcctgggttccagtcccagctccagAAGGGGAACTGGGCCTtagggggaagtgggggtggggggtgagctgGGAAAAGattccaggagtcctggctccctgcccacccccactagacccccccctcccaaagctgggggAGAAGCCAGGGGTCTTTGGTCTCTTGCCCCTTGAATGTGGGGAGAGGTGTGGAGCTgtagggcgggggtggggccccCCATCTCATCCAGTCCCAGGGTTggccccagggccgggctggtGGGGTCCATCTTGGGCTGTCCCGCTGGAGCCTGGTGGCTCTGGGGTCTGGCTGTGCCCTGAGATCTCTGCAGCAGACAGCTGCCTGGGCGCGTtacccagctgcccctgctcctagcATGCTGGGGCTGGCCATGTtttcccccccccggggggggggagagggggtgtgtctccctgccccatggccaggacccagggcagCTTTGCAGCAAGCCACGAAAAAGCCCCATGACCTGGGTTGTACTAAagggctgatggggggggggggtgcaccaTAAATCCAGCTTTGCACTATCCCATCttcctgccccagcgctgggagaggaaTGGGCCTAGAGCCCATGGGGCGGCCTTGATCCCAGCTGGGCGGGGGTGTgtttctgggcagcgcctggcatgcgggggccctga from Mauremys mutica isolate MM-2020 ecotype Southern chromosome 15, ASM2049712v1, whole genome shotgun sequence includes the following:
- the LOC123349822 gene encoding collagen alpha-1(II) chain-like isoform X3 — translated: MVVSDCAPGRAQLEAGERCLDSAAPCDLAALLKQFLRHLPEPLIPAALQDPLCRAQQHPAEGERGPLTLLLSCLLPRHSARALRYFCTFLRDVAARCQENKMDEANLAVIFAPNLFPSCALSDVPGTERRLLLQAGAVQALISHAPHIGRVPQFLLDKLPAPAPEPDSGRQSPAGPGDAGDGLAERSQRLRRRSVGDIVNGALTKLRVGRGAVGPGVDSPSGSSLVPQTTPCSAKRKALEELAREAQLGTKKWRPAVGLAGSDLSTDEAGDPLDQPPEDAPANLPDVFTDSPPELPPTAGTPPPSVGLHRRKSSCKRRPQRKLPARSPHGSPAPFERQDAGRKSLRIFARSGKELPPPDLAKRDAKAPEASGWHLLKRVVADGLEGHRAPQSWVPLPLCRPTEPDDGTRAVEDPAAGQSKRDPVPAAGSADAGKKPCTAELDLEAWFGSRTGVPCRQQRALRRSLSWPEGSVNDPPGAAGAGSSPSRPGGGETEPLDDAPGSRPGLEPLGSRMLCVTLAPGGAVPGCLGAGGGGPEEEPAPGSLAQRLPGPAGAPKRQVKRLTLAFPRSPAQPAGAGAGTPKRAARGRRFGRSLSHESALPLPGGAGAQASGRGDPALQPPKSPLSYFRACGRQILVGHKHLTLAFAGLRGRREPTASPRDMAPAGPSCDPQISPAGY
- the LOC123349822 gene encoding collagen alpha-1(II) chain-like isoform X2, with the translated sequence MPSLERRELAEAVVRHLRRAGVRLKHWKPALSDSPAQLEAGERCLDSAAPCDLAALLKQFLRHLPEPLIPAALQDPLCRAQQHPAEGERGPLTLLLSCLLPRHSARALRYFCTFLRDVAARCQENKMDEANLAVIFAPNLFPSCALSDVPGTERRLLLQAGAVQALISHAPHIGRVPQFLLDKLPAPAPEPDSGRQSPAGPGDAGDGLAERSQRLRRRSVGDIVNGALTKLRVGRGAVGPGVDSPSGSSLVPQTTPCSAKRKALEELAREAQLGTKKWRPAVGLAGSDLSTDEAGDPLDQPPEDAPANLPDVFTDSPPELPPTAGTPPPSVGLHRRKSSCKRRPQRKLPARSPHGSPAPFERQDAGRKSLRIFARSGKELPPPDLAKRDAKAPEASGWHLLKRVVADGLEGHRAPQSWVPLPLCRPTEPDDGTRAVEDPAAGQSKRDPVPAAGSADAGKKPCTAELDLEAWFGSRTGVPCRQQRALRRSLSWPEGSVNDPPGAAGAGSSPSRPGGGETEPLDDAPGSRPGLEPLGSRMLCVTLAPGGAVPGCLGAGGGGPEEEPAPGSLAQRLPGPAGAPKRQVKRLTLAFPRSPAQPAGAGAGTPKRAARGRRFGRSLSHESALPLPGGAGAQASGRGDPALQPPKSPLSYFRACGRQILVGHKHLTLAFAGLRGRREPTASPRDMAPAGPSCDPQISPAGY
- the LOC123349822 gene encoding rho GTPase-activating protein 11A-like isoform X1 — translated: MPSLERRELAEAVVRHLRRAGVRLKHWKPALSDSPHQEKSPLAAPAGPFGTPLQALPLSESVEGVPRFLVQICEALRRHLHTEGLFRKSGSVTRVKALKAQLEAGERCLDSAAPCDLAALLKQFLRHLPEPLIPAALQDPLCRAQQHPAEGERGPLTLLLSCLLPRHSARALRYFCTFLRDVAARCQENKMDEANLAVIFAPNLFPSCALSDVPGTERRLLLQAGAVQALISHAPHIGRVPQFLLDKLPAPAPEPDSGRQSPAGPGDAGDGLAERSQRLRRRSVGDIVNGALTKLRVGRGAVGPGVDSPSGSSLVPQTTPCSAKRKALEELAREAQLGTKKWRPAVGLAGSDLSTDEAGDPLDQPPEDAPANLPDVFTDSPPELPPTAGTPPPSVGLHRRKSSCKRRPQRKLPARSPHGSPAPFERQDAGRKSLRIFARSGKELPPPDLAKRDAKAPEASGWHLLKRVVADGLEGHRAPQSWVPLPLCRPTEPDDGTRAVEDPAAGQSKRDPVPAAGSADAGKKPCTAELDLEAWFGSRTGVPCRQQRALRRSLSWPEGSVNDPPGAAGAGSSPSRPGGGETEPLDDAPGSRPGLEPLGSRMLCVTLAPGGAVPGCLGAGGGGPEEEPAPGSLAQRLPGPAGAPKRQVKRLTLAFPRSPAQPAGAGAGTPKRAARGRRFGRSLSHESALPLPGGAGAQASGRGDPALQPPKSPLSYFRACGRQILVGHKHLTLAFAGLRGRREPTASPRDMAPAGPSCDPQISPAGY